The segment CTCTGCCCTGACTATCGAGCCCGTACTGGCTGGGGACGGTGCCACCGAGCATGCCCAACTGGCGGCGCTGATCCGCCAGCTCGACATGATCGACCGCCTGGCCGAGCACAGTGCCAGCCTGCCTCGTCAGGGTGACAGTCGTTACCACTTCGACTACGCCCGCCTGCGCGAGGACATCAAGCGTGTTCGCCAGAGCATCCGCGACTACCTGGCTCCCCAGCGCGCGCAGCCCCGTGACCCCGTGGAGCTGCTTGGCGGCTATCGCCAGGCCTCCGAGGAGGCCGACCCATGAACGCCGCTCAAGCGACCGCCTTTCAGGCCAACGCCGGTTTCTCGGCGTCGGATATGTCCGTCGTACTCGTGAGCCTCGTCTTCGCCGTGCTGCTGCTATGGGGTGTCTGGGCCCTGCGCACCGCCTATGTGGGCTGGGCGGAAGAACGCATCTCTCAACGTCAGTTCCTCGGTGTCGCGGTGCGGTTCGTCGCGATGTACGTCGTACTGACTTTTTTCCTGTTGTCTTGACCCGATGAGGACATCGCCATGGCTTCCCGCTCCGCTCGCAACCGCTTGATTCAACGCATCCGCCAGTCTGCCGCCGCCTTGCTTTCGGCAAGCGCGGTGCCGCTGGTTCACGCCCAGGGGCTGCCGACGCTGGAGGACCCGTCGCGCGGCACCGGCAGTGGCATCATGGAGACGCTGCGCAACTATGGCTACGACATCGTGCTGCTGGTGGCACTGCTCGTGGTCGCCTCGATGTTCATCGGTGTCTGCTACCACGCCTACAGCACCTATTCGGAGATCCACACCGGGCGCAAGACCTGGGGGCAGTTCGGCCTCACCGTGGCGGTCGGGGCGATCCTGCTGGTCGTGGGTATCTGGCTACTGACCGAAGCCACCGGCATCTTGTAAAGGCGTCCCGTGATGGCTAGCACGCCCGAACTTCAACAGGACGACACGGTGACATTCCTGCCGCATCGACTCAACCGCCAGCCCGTGGTGGTCCGGGGGCTGACGGCGGATGAGCTGTGGATTTGCGTGGGCCTGTCGGCCCTGGTCGGGTTGGTGCTCGGCCTGCTGCTGGCCTGGCTGACGTCCACCCTAGCGCTGATACCGTCGATGATCGTGGCCACCGTTGCGCTTGGGGTCTTTGCCGGCGGAAGTGCGCTGCGGCGTCGGAAGCGGGGTCGCCCCGACACCTGGCTCTATCGCCAGTTGCAGTGGCGCATCGCGCTCGGGTATCCGCTGTTCTCGCCCTACGTCGGAGGCGGTTCACTGGTAACACGTTCGGGTCACTGGGCGACCCGAAGGGGGACACCATGAGCCGCTTCAAGAACGAGGTCACTCATCTACAGGCCCATATCAGGACACTGCGTCTGGGTGCAGGCGCACTGTTCGTCCTCGCCCTGGTGCTGGGCGTTGGCTGGTGGAATGCCCCGCGTGATCTCACTATCCATGTACCCCCAGACCTGCGATCAGGCAGCGTGCGCAAGTGGTGGGACGTACCACCAGAGTCCGTCTATGCCTTCGCCTTCTACATCTTTCAGCAACTCAACCGCTGGCCCACCAACGGCGAGGACGACTACGCGCGCAACATCCATGCGCTGTCTGCCTACCTGACGCCCGGCTGTCAGCACTTTCTCCGGCTCGATTACGAGCAGCGGCAGCGCACCGGCGAACTGCGTCAGCGGGTACGCGGTATCTACGAAATTCCGGGGCGGGGCTTCGGCGATGACCCGACCCAGCGCGTCCGGGTGGTGTCCGACCGAGACTGGGTCGTCACCCTGGACGTTAGCGCCGATGAGTATTACGGCACCGAGCAGGTCAAGCGCGCCCTGGTGCGTTATCCGCTGAAGGTCGTACGCCTGGACATCGACCCCGAACGCAACCCCTTCGGCCTGGCGCTGGACTGCTATGACGGCACACCACAGCGCATCGCCGCCGAACCGCCTCCGGCATCCCCCGCACCGGAGACTCCGTAGAGGACTTGCCATGAAAAAACTTTCTGGAAAAGTTTTTCGCGTCAGCTGCGCAGCGGTGAGGCACAAGGATGTGCCGAGCAACCGTCCGTTCCTCATCCTGGCCTGTCTCGCGCTGTTCCTCGGCTGGATACCCACCAGCCAGGCAGTGGAAATCCTCAAGTGGGAGCGCATGCCGCTGGCCGTCCCCCTGGTGGTCGGCCACGAGCGCGTGGTCTTCATCGACCGCAACGTGCGCGTCGGTGTACCCGCCTCGATTGGCGATCGCCTGCGTGTGCAGAGCGCTGGCGGTGCCCTCTACCTGCTGGCACACGACACCATCGAGCCCACACGTTTGCAGTTGCAGGACGCCGACGACGGCACCCTGATTCTGATCGATATTGCCGCGCGAGACGGGGAGGCACCCTTGGAGCCCGTGCGCATCGTCGAGGGCGAGACTGCCGGCACAAGATACGGCGGCACGGGTGCGCAAGCCCCCAATGCACCGGCCGCCACACCACCCGATCCCGCGCGGGAGACACCGATTCCGGTGGTTCTCACGCGCTATGCAGCCCAGAGCCTGTACGCACCACTGCGTACCGTCGAGCCCGTGAGCGGCCTCTCGCGCGGGAACCTGCGCCGTGACCTGGCACTGGACACGTTGTTGCCCACTTTACCGGTACATGCCAAAGCGCTGGCCGCCTGGCGTCTGGAGGATCAGTGGGTTACCGCAGTGCGCCTGACCAATACCGCCAGTCGGTGGCTCGACCTGGACCCGAGAGCCCTGCAAGGAAATTTCCTGGCAGCGACATTCCAGCATCCTGACCTGGGGCCAGCCGGCGAGTCTCAGGGCACCACGGTGGTCTACCTGGTGACCCGCGGCCACGGCCTGGCGGAATCGCTGCTACCGGCCATCAGCCCCATCGATGCCACCCTCAACCTGCCGGCAGCCGCTGCCGCTGGCGACGCGGAGGGAGCGGATCATGCGCAGTAACGGCCTGCTCAAGTGGTTGATGCTCCCGGTCATCGTGCTCTTGGTGTTCGCCGGCATCCGACTGTTTTCCGGCGATCACGGCCCAAGCACCTCGCCGCAGGAGGCGGGAACACGATTGTCCGCCGACGAGAGGCAAGCTCTCGGCATCGAGGGGGACACCCCCAACGACACGGTGGCCACCCTGGTGGCCCAAGTGCGGCAGTTCCGGGAGGAGCTGGAAGCAGCCCTGTCGGACAACCGCTCTCAGCAGGCAGAGAACGACCGTCTGCGCCAGCGTGAACGCTCCATCGAGCAGCGTATCCAGACGGCGCTGGATACGGAGCGTGCCCAACTACGCCAGGATCGCGAAATCGTGGCGAACGAACGGCAGCAGGCGCAGAGCCTGCTTCAGGATATCCAACGGCAATTCGAAGGACTGGGAGGTCAGGGTGATCATGCGGATTTGCCCATCGGCCTTGGCCTCGAACCTAGCGATGGTCAGGGTTTCGGCGATGGCGTCCGCTGGATCGAACCGGATGATGCCAGACCCGCAGAGGGCCGCAATGACAATCGCAGCGGCTTTACCTTTCCCAACGCTTTCGGGCCAGCCCAGGGCGCCATCGACTCGGCCAGCGAAACGCTGGGTCGGGCCACGGACGGGCAGGTCGGCGCTTCACCACTGAAGGCAGTCTACACCGTGCCCTCCAATGCCACCCTGATGGGCTCGGTCGCCATGACGGCGCTGATCGGCCGGGTCCCCATCGACGGCACGGTGAACGACCCCTATCCGTTCAAGGTGGTGATCGGCCCCGACAACCTCACCGCCAACGGCATCGAGCTTCCCGACGTGGCCGGTGCCGTGGTCAGCGGCACCGCGTCGGGGGATTGGACGCTGTCCTGCGTGCGCGGCCAGATACGGTCGATCACCTTCGTGTTCCAGGACGGCACCATCCGCACGCTGCCGGAAGAGGATGGCAGAAATAACAGCAGCAATCGGAGCAATGACAACATCCTCGATGGCCTCGGCTGGATCAGCGATCCCCATGGCATTCCCTGTGTCTCCGGCGAGCGGCGCAGCAACGCCCAGCAATTCCTGGGCACCCAAGCGCTGATCACGGCAGCCGGTGCTGGCGCGGCTTCCCTGATCGACTCGGACAGCGGGCAGGTATCTTATATCGGCAGCGACGGTTCACTTGGCACCGTCGGCATTAGTGCCAACGAGGCCATGGGCCGCATCCTGGCGGGCGGTGTGCAGGAAATGTCGCAGTGGGTCAACAAGCTCTACGGCCAAGCCTTCGCCGCAGTCTACGTTGAGCCAGGTGCCCAGGTGGCCGTGCATATCGAGCAACCCCTTAACATCGACTACGACGCCAAGGGGCGCCGGGTCGATCACCGTCTCGGAGGCTCCCATGGTTCGGATCTCGATTAGCCCAATGAGTATCAAGGGCACTGCTCTCATGCTCGCCGTACTGTTCCTGGCCGGTTGTGCAACGAGTAAGGAAGAACTGCTCACCCACGAAGGCCAAACCATGCTCGACATCTGGAGTCGTGAAGCGGGTACCGCGGCTAGCGATGGCCGCGCCGCCCGTGAACTACTGGATGCACGCCAGTCCCTGCGCCGGCCACTCACCGCGGCAGACGTACAAGCTGCGCCCGTCGATCAAACCCGTTATACCCGCACGGCGCGGAACGAGGTCTACAGCCAGTTCAAGCGCCTGCCCAATCCAGACCTGGTCATGTACGTGTTCCCGCATCTGGCCGGCACCGACCCCGTGCCGGTGCCCGGCTACAGCACCGTGTTTCCCTTGTACCAGCGTGTGCAATACGCCCTGCCCGGCGAGCGGGTGGAGGATTACTGATGGCCTGGTCGCTGCCCCGGTTATGGCATGGGCGCCAGGGACAACCTGACGCTGAGGCGGTTTCAACGGAGCCACCCGATGCCTGGGAGCGCCATGTGGAGACATTAAACGAGCATGGCATTCCGGTACCAGGCAGCCAGTGTGATCCCGTACACCCTGCCGCCACGCAGTTGGACGAGCAGCGCCTCTACGACGTCAAGCCATCCTTCGTCGATCTGCTGCCCTGGGTGGAGTACCTGCCGGATTCACAAAGCCTGCTACTGGATGACGGCGAATCGGTCGCGGCCTTCTTCGAGCTGACGCCCATCGGTACCGAAGGGCGAGAGCCCCAGTGGCTGCTGCAGGCCCGCGATGCGCTGGAAAACGCCCTGCAGGACAGCTTCGATGAACTCGACGAGCAGCCCTGGATGGTGCAGCTTTACGCCCAGGATGAGACCGATTGGTCCAGTTACCTGAAGACCCTGCGCGACTATATCCTGCCACGAGCTCAAGGCAGCGCCTTCAGTGAGCGTTACCAGCGCTTTCTGGCCCACCACCTGCGCGCCATCGCCAAGCCCGGCGGTTTGTTCGAGGACACCACCGTGACCCGTCTGCCATGGCGCGGCCAGTCCCGGCGCGTGCGCATGGTGATCTATCGCCGTGCGCCGGGCGCTTCCCGGCGCCGTGGACAAACCCCGGAACACGCCCTGGCGACGGTCTGCGACCGGCTGCTGGGCGGTCTGGCCAATGCCGGCATCAAGGCCCGTCGCCTTCAGGCCGCGGACATCCACGCCTGGTTGCTGCGCTGGTTCAACCCCCATCCCACTCTGTTGGGACCGTCGGCAGCGGACCAGGAGCGCTTCTACCAGTTGACCGCTTATCCCCAGGCGTCGGAGCCCGGTGAGATCGAACTGGCCAGCGGCACGGACTTCTCGCAGCGGCTGTTCTTCGGCGAACCACGCTCCGATGTGGAGAACGGCACCTGGGTTTTCGACGGCATGCCACACCGGGTCATGGTGCTCGACCGTCTGCGCACGCCGCCGGCCACGGGCCATATCACTGGCGAGACCCGCAAGGGTGGAGATGCCTTCAACGCCCTGTTCGACCAGATGCCCGATGACACGGTGATGTGCCTGACCCTGGTGGCCACACCCCAGGATGTGCTCGAAGCCCACCTGAACCACCTGGGCCGCAAGGCCGTCGGCGACACCCTGGCCTCCGAGCAGGCCCGCCAGGACGTGCAGGAAGCCCGTTCGCTGATCGGCAGCGCCCACAAACTCTATCGCGGCGCGCTGGCGTTCTACCTACGCGGACGCGATCTGGCGGAACTGGACGCACGCGGGTTGCAGCTCGCCAACGTCATGCTCAACGCCGGCCTGCAGCCGGTGCGCGAGGAGGATGAAGTCGCCCCCCTCAACAGTTACCTGCGTTGGCTGCCCGGCGTGTTCGACCCGGCCAGGGACCGTCGCCAGTGGTACACCCAGTTGATGTTCGCCCAGCACGCGGCCAACCTCTCGCCACTCTGGGGTCGTAACCAGGGCACCGGACATCCCGGCATCACCTTCTTCAATCGCGGGGGCGGCACCATCACTTTTGATCCGCTCAACCGAAAAGACCGGCAGATGAACGCCCACCTGTTCCTGTTCGGCCCGACCGGCTCCGGCAAGTCCGCCACCCTCAACAACATCCTCAACCAGGTGGTGGCTATCTACCGGCCACGGCTGTTCATTGTCGAGGCCGGTAACTCCTTCGGCCTGTTCGGGGACTTCGCCCAGCGCCTGGGACTGACGGTGCACCGGGTCAAGCTCGCCCCCGGTGCCGGTGTGAGCCTGGCGCCGTTCAGCGATGCCTGGCGTTTGGTCGACACCCCCGGCGAGGTGCATACCCTGGATGCCGATGTGCTGGAGGACGACGAGGAAGCAACAACGCCCGGTACGGAGGAGGAAGAACAGCGCGATGTGCTGGGCGAGCTGGAGATCACCGCCCGCCTGATGATCACCGGTGGGGAAGACAAGGAAGAGGCGCGGATGACCCGCGCCGATCGCAGCCTGATCCGCCAGTGCATCCTGGATGCGGCCCGCCGTTGCGTGAGGGACGAGCGCACAGTGCTGACCGAGGACGTACGCAACGCCCTGCGCGAGCGCAGCGCCGACACGGCCCTGCCCGAGACGCGCCGCGCCCGCTTGCTGGAGATGGCCGACGCCATGGACATGTTCTGCCAGGGACTGGACGGCCAGATGTTCAATCGCCCCGGCACGCCGTGGCCCGAGGCCGACATCACTATCGTCGACTTGGCGACCTTTGCTCGCGAGGGCTACAACGCCCAGCTCTCCATCGCTTATATCTCCCTGATCAACACGGTCAACAACATCGCCGAGCGCGATCAGTTCCTGGGGCGCCCCATCGTCAATGTCACCGACGAGGGCCACATCATCACCAAGAACCCCTTGCTCGCCCCCTACGTCGTCAAAATTACCAAGATGTGGCGCAAGCTGGGGGCCTGGTTCTGGCTGGCGACACAGAACCTGGACGACCTGCCCAAGGCCGCCGAGCCCATGCTGTCGATGATCGAATGGTGGATCTGCCTGTCCATGCCCCCGGATGAGGTGGAGAAGGTGGCGCGCTTCCGCGAGCTCAATCCGGCCCAGAAGGCGTTGATGCTGTCGGCGCGCAAGGAGTCCAGCAAGTTCAGCGAAGGGGTGATCCTGTCGAAGTCGATGGAAGTCCTGTTCCGTGCCGTGCCGCCGAGCCTTTACCTGGCCATGGCGATGACCGAGCCCGAAGAAAAAGCCGAGCGCTACCAGTTGATGCGCGAGCATGGCATCAGTGAGCTGGAGGCCGCTTTCAAGGTGGCGGAGAAGATCGACCAGGCGCGCGGTATCGAACCATTGCCGCCAGATAGTTTTGGCTGAGGTGCGACAGCATGGAGAAATCGAGGCGTTCACCCTATGCAACAAGGCGCTACCTCTGGCCAGTGCTGGCGGTAGCGACGGTATTCGTTGCCATCCTGGTCTGGTCATTCAGTCCCAGCCCACGGGTAAGTGATCCAGAGCCATCGGGACCACCCTGGCTTTACGGCCGCCTCGATGCGCGCTTCACCGTGATCGCCTACGCCGACCTGGAATGCCCGTACTGCCAGGCGTACTTCCCGGTCTTGAAGCAGTGGATCGACAGCCACCCCGAAGCGAACTGGCAATGGCATCACCTGCCGCTGGCGTTCCACGAACCCGCTGCCACCCAGGGCGCACGCCTGGTGGAATGCGCCGGTGAAGTGGGCGGCCGTACCGCCTTCTGGCATGCCATCGCCTGGGTATACCAGCACACCCGCGGTGATGGACAGGGCGTACCCGCCAATGTCGAGATGCCCGGTTTGACGCCCGCTGTGCAGGCGTGCCTGGACAGCACGAGACCCGATGCCGTGATCCGCGCCCAAGCCGACGAAGCCGCACACGCCGGCGTGGTCGCGACGCCGACCCTACGCCTGGTCGACAACCACACCGGTACCGATCTGCTGTTACCGGCGGGGCCAATCGAGGGCGATGCCCTGCTGTCCGCCATCGACCTGCTCACGTCTGCTGAGGACGGGGTTTGAGAGCAGGCGCGAACCGGAACCACCGAGATGCCTGCCGACCTTGTCGGCGACATGCCCAGGTAGTCGTGATCTTCAAGGCTACGGCGCGGTTCCGACTGCGTTGATCGACCCGTTCGCTTCGCATCCCTCGCGCGAACGTCCATCACCCGTGATGGAGGATGCCCATCAATCCGGCCCGCTTGCGGGCCTTCATTGTCCCAGGGGGCCTTGCCCCACGGGACAGGAGCCTCCGTTCCTATCCAGGAGGTTCCCATGAGTTTGTCCGAAACCGTCTCCGACGGCACCACCTGCGCGCTCGTCGACTACGCGAGCATCCAGGAAGACCCACTGATCCGTCAGGCCATCGGTGTGCTGGAAGAACGCCTCTTCAGGCGCGGTGCGTCGCTGACCAGTCCTACCGCCGTACGTGAGTATCTGCGGCTGAAACTGGCCAGCGAAGCACTGGAGGTCTTTGCCGTCGTGTTCCTCGACGCGCAGCATTGCGTCATTGCCTATGAGCAAATGTTCCGAGGCACTATCGACGGCGCTGCCGTCTATCCGCGAGCCGTGGTCAAACGTGCCATCGAGCACAACTGTGCCGCGGTGATCCTGGCCCATTGCCATCCCTCGGGTTCGACCGAGCCGAGTCAGGCCGACAAGGCCATCACGACCCGCTTGAAATCGGCCCTTGAGCTGGTCGACGTTCGAGTGCTGGATCATTTCATCATTGGTGAAGGGGTGCCTTTCTCCTTCGCCGAGGTGGGCTTGCTGTAATCACAGGGGCGTCTTCGGACGCCTCCTTCTTCCTGCCGCGACAAAGTGGTAGCTTCTCTGTGCGCATTCTTCATGGCGTACGCGCCCCAAGAGATCGACGATCACGAGTCATTGATCCTGGGGAGCCCTGACATGCCTTCGTTCACCACCCATTCTGCGATTCGCCACCGCTACTATCTTGCCGCAGCGGTCTGTGTGCTGATGGTTTCAGCTCACGTCCAGGCTGCGGACGTCCTGGTCTTCACCGACCAATGGCATCCCGTCGAGGCACTGGATAACGTGCGCGTCATCCACCTGGATGCCGCCGCAGAGATCGAGGCGGAACTGGCGTCCGGACTTCCCGCCGATCCGCAGCAAGCGGCGGCCATCGTCCGTCAGCGGATGGATGATGGTGGTAACGACTTTCAAGCCCGTCTTGCTACCGCTTACCAGGGCGTCGTCGATGCATGGAGCCTGGGCATTACCAAGATTCCGGCCATCGTGGTTGATGAACGCTATGTGGTTTATGGCGATGCCGATGTCTCGCGTGCCCTGGCCAGTATTGAGGCTTACAAGAGGGACCAGCCATGAAAGCATCTCATCGAAAGTGGCGCGCCAGTCTCGCGGCTTGCCTGTTGAGCATTGCCATTCCAACCTTCGCCCTCGATACCGCAACCATCACCGGTTCAGTACTGTCGCCCGACTGTATCGCTTACCGGGTGCGGGGCATCTGCTACTGGCTGCTCTGCACTTTGACCGGTTGCTCCGTGGAAACCTCGGTCAAAGTGGCGCATTACGTGCCTGATGCGGTGGTCTCCAGTTATTCGAACACCGGGGAAAATCCCTGGGTAGAGGTGCGCGCACTGAGCCCGCCCAACGCCAGCGCCGAAGGCGGCGGTGACGGCACCACCAACGAGGAGCACGAGAACAATCTGGCCAAGTTCAAGAACGCCGATGTGATCGGCCATCCGGGCGCGACCCTGTTCAGTCAGTTCATCAGCCAATGGGGCTATTCCTGCGCCGGTGCGGGCACAGCCTTCATGCCTTATCTGCTGAGCACCCTCGATACCGTGGCTTGGCGTTACAACGTCCCGGAATCCCTGTATCCCGAGGCGCTGATACCGGGCAGGCGCGAGATCGGCACGCGGGCGGGCCTGAACCTGTGGGGCAATGTCTATCCGCGTGGCGGCTTCCTGCACCATGTCGATGACTACAAGGCGGCCGCCGTCGTTGCCCAGCGCGCGGGCGACATCGTCACCCGCCGTGGTCAGGTGCATGTGTACCAGCCGCTGCTGGCCAATGGCCGCGATGGCTACTGGCCGGCAGGCGCCCTGATGGAAAGTGATGCGGCCACCGGCAAGTGGCAAGAACTCACGCCAACACTCAAGAATACCTGCGCTGTATTTCCCCACAGCGAATCCCGAGTACAGTCACAACGGGGAGACTATGCCTGGGCGCTATGGCGACCTTATAGCTGTTGTGAGCGAAAGGGCCAGATCTTCCTCGGCAGTGTGGATTTCAATTGAGGCTGGTTCCATGACAAAGCACTCTCGTTTACGACTCATATGCATAGGGCTGGCGGTAATCAGTTTCTCGGCGATGCTGTCCAGCCCTCCCACAACAGCCCAAACCACTATCGACGACTATGGCGTGCACCATCGCGGCAGTGTCATCGGCGACGACGTGCTCTACAGCATCGGCGGCGGCCGGGCCGTCTCCATGGGACCGGTCGGTCAGATGCAAACCCTGGGCGTCGGCATCGGCTGGAACAGCAATCTGATTTGCGGCGACATGAGCATCACCACCACCTTGCAGAACCAGCTCAACGGGATCACCAACGGCTTCCAGACGATCATGAGCAACGTGATCCAGAACGCCACCGCGGCGGTTGCTTCACTGCCAGCCCTGATTATTCAGCGTGCCGATCCGGGCCTGTACAACCTGCTCACCAACGGCATCCTGCAGGCCCGGCTGGACTTCGACCGATCGAAAATGACCTGCCGTGCCATTGCCAACCGCATGGCTGACATGGCGGGCGGCCAACTGGGCTGGGATCAACTGGCCGAAGGCATGGTGCTCAAGCAGGCGGTGGCCAGCACCGATGCGGTGTCGGCCATCGAACAGGCGGAAACCAGCCGTGGCAATGACGGCGTGCCCTGGGTCGGGGGCGACAATGCCGGCGGTTCGGGTCAGGCTCCTATCCGTGTGGTCGGTGACGTGACCCGCGCCGGTTACAACCTGCTGAACGGTCGCAGTGCCACCGACGGTTCGCCGATTGACAGTATCACCTGCGGTCACCGCCTGAGTTGCCAGACCTGGTCGTCACCGGATGCCGCCGAGGCCTGGGCGACGCGGGTGCTGGGAGAACAGGAACAACGCACCTGTGATAGCTGCGTGAAAACCCGGACCATGCCCGGCGTGGGGCTGGCACCGCTGATCCAGGAGGAGTTCGAGACTCGGTTCGAAGCCCTGCGGGATCTGGTGACCGGAGCCACGCCCACCACCTTCGAGAATCTCGCGGAGGCCGGCAGCGCTTCATTACCCATCACTCGTGGCGTGATCGAGGCGCTGCGCGATGAGCCGGACCAGGACATTCTGGCCCGGCGCCTGGCGTCCGAGGTTGCTCTATCCAGCGTGCTGGAGAAGGCGCTGCTGTTACAGCGGACACTGCTCGCCGGGCGCAAGGAGCCCAACGTGGCGGCCAATCAACTCGCCCAAGACGCGGTGTCCCGCGAGAGTGAATTGCTGGCGCAGGAGATCAACAACCTCAAGACCGAGTTGGAGTTGCGCCGCGAGCTGGCCGCCAACTCCCCGATGGCGATCATCCAGCGGCACAACAGCCGTGGTGAATCGTCGCGTGGCATCTACCAGGGAGACACCGAGCGCAACCGACTCGATACCATTCAGCAGGCACCGAACCCGAGCAACCCGCCATGAAACTTGCCAGGCCCAAGTGGCTGTTCAGTCGTCCGCTGGGGAAAGCGCTGCTCTGGACGACCCTCGTGGTACTGGTGGCGGCAGGTATCAACCTGGTCGGTATCGGTGTCGTCGGCGACATCACTGCCTGGAGTCAGTGGCTCGACGACTATGCGGGCTATTTCCTTGCCTGGCGGCTGTGCCTGTACGGCGCAACCATCTACGGCTGGCTGCGGATGCGCCGTCGGCTGTATCGGGACGCGGAAGCACGCCAACGCCTGTTTCGGGCGGAGATCGGTGCCATTGCAGCCATCACCCTGCTCGAAGTCAGCGTATTGCTGACCTGAGCCCGATCGCTGGAGCCCCACATGACGCTCTACACCTCGGACTACCTGGAGTACTACCTGACACTGGTGGCCTGGATCATCAACAACGGCATCTGGAACGTACTGGTCGCCAGCGGCATCTTCGCGTTGCCGTTTCTGGCCATCGTCGTGCAGGAATGGCTCAAGGCGCGGTCGGAAGGCGCTGACGAGGGCAACAAGGGAGTGCTCTCGTCCATGCGCATCGAAAACCGCGTGTGGGTGGCCATCGTGGTCATCCTGTTCGCCGGCATCCCCTTCATCCCGGTCGATCTCAGCACCATCCAGTTCGATCGCACTCGCTCCCAGCAGTGCCAGGTCAACGTGCCGGAGCCGTCGGAGACGCCCTGGTCGACCTCATTCACCACCATCAACGACCAGAGCGCCCACGTCCCGGTTTGGTGGTTCTTCATGCATGCCCTGTCCAAGGCTGTTACCGGAGCGGCAGTGGCGTCCATTCCCTGTGGTACCGACCTGCGGCAGATGCGCATGGAGATTGACAGCACGCGCATTGCGGACCCACTGCTGGCTCAGGAGGTCGCCGATTTCACCGGCGACTGCTACGGCCCGGCGCGCGCCAAGCTGTTCATGAACCGGCCAGCACTGAGTGACGAGGAAATGCACGACGTCACCTGGATTGGCTCACGCTTCTTCCTGGACACGGCCGGCTTCTACGACACCTACCGTTCCCAGGCCCCACGCGACGCCTGGCCCTATAGTGACAGTCGTGACGCCGGCCTGGCCGAAGTGGCCAGTGGCGGGGGCTATCCGGACTGCCGGAACTGGTGGCTGGACGGCTCCGAGGGATTGCGAACCCGCTTGCTGGCACAGGTCGACCCCAGCCTGCTGTCCCGGTTCGCGCAATGGGCAGGGTTTATGGACCAGTCCCAGGTGGACGACGCCCTCATTCGGGCCATCGCCTCACCACAACACCAGGCCATGAACCAGGGCCAGGTCTACACCGACTACGGCGGTCAAATCGGAATAACACTGCCCAATGCAACCACTCGCGTCGCCTCGGACCTGGGCCTGACCGTGGGATCACTCGGCTTCTTCCCCGCCATGGACGTGGTGCGCCAGGCGCTGCCGATGATCCTGTCGTTCCTGAAGATGGCCATGGTCATCGTCATTCCGCTGGTGCTGATCTTCGGCACCTACGACTTGCGGACGGTGGTCACGGTGACTGCCGTGGAGTTCGCGCTGTTCTTCGTGGATTTCTGGTTCCAACTCGCGCGCTGGGTGGACTCCACCATCCTCAACGCGCTCTACGGCTGGGATTCCCCGCACAGTAACTTCAATCCGTTGATGGGGTTAAACAACGCCTTCGGCGACATGTTGTTGAATTTTGTGATGGCGGCGATGTTCATCATCTTGCCTGGATTCTGGGTTGTTGCACTGAGCTGGGCCGGAGTCAGGACGGGGAACATCCTTAGCGGCTTCATCACTGGCACATCCGATGCGAAGTCGGCTGGTGGAAGTGG is part of the Gammaproteobacteria bacterium genome and harbors:
- a CDS encoding conjugal transfer protein TraG N-terminal domain-containing protein, with amino-acid sequence MTLYTSDYLEYYLTLVAWIINNGIWNVLVASGIFALPFLAIVVQEWLKARSEGADEGNKGVLSSMRIENRVWVAIVVILFAGIPFIPVDLSTIQFDRTRSQQCQVNVPEPSETPWSTSFTTINDQSAHVPVWWFFMHALSKAVTGAAVASIPCGTDLRQMRMEIDSTRIADPLLAQEVADFTGDCYGPARAKLFMNRPALSDEEMHDVTWIGSRFFLDTAGFYDTYRSQAPRDAWPYSDSRDAGLAEVASGGGYPDCRNWWLDGSEGLRTRLLAQVDPSLLSRFAQWAGFMDQSQVDDALIRAIASPQHQAMNQGQVYTDYGGQIGITLPNATTRVASDLGLTVGSLGFFPAMDVVRQALPMILSFLKMAMVIVIPLVLIFGTYDLRTVVTVTAVEFALFFVDFWFQLARWVDSTILNALYGWDSPHSNFNPLMGLNNAFGDMLLNFVMAAMFIILPGFWVVALSWAGVRTGNILSGFITGTSDAKSAGGSGAGLAMKAATKGAK